Proteins encoded by one window of Ignavibacteriota bacterium:
- a CDS encoding alpha-amylase translates to MKNSSLSGLISFEFHVAKHLREKYELDELFFSITGNVIFANFYQVRVFTQKINSKRNLYEHLSPGEVNAAGLIDEIFHFAIRKYFKENFPNAFTEAIKSTKENLGENNFDDLLLNFIKVFPPQKVYKNELKPEEYLNQFSGNVQNRELLIEEMILLHLANLNPAFTKLKELFNEEYIDEKKSYKSTLQNLESFFKKEEFKVGKKNLDLFTFLKMPILKHSNSIWDQLEFIKNEWGISIDTELMRKIESGKDLFIESLKFDQQFGGFDGGGGAPTIVPQYKGKQIDATSFVLGKSKFNYAEESTKDYEEFEQFTPDTNWMPKLVLIAKNIYVWLDQLSKKYQREIRTLDRIPIEELEQLKKWNINSLWLIGIWERSNASKRIKHLMGNIDAVASAYSLYDYEIAHDIGGEAAYNVFNQNAKSVGIRLASDMVPNHTGIYSRWVIEHPEYFIQLDYPPFPNYNFTGTNLSEQPGIEIKIEDQYWQMKDAAVVFQRKNINTGEVKYIYHGNDGTNMPWNDTAQLNMLKAEVREAVIQKIFDVARKFSVIRFDAAMTLAKKHFSRLWYPEPGKGGDIPSRSDFALTREEFDELFPKEFWREVVDRINDEMPETLLLAEAFWLMEGYFVRTLGMHRVYNSAFMHMMMKEENSKYRELITNTLEFEPEILKRYVNFMSNPDEETAINQFGTDDKYFGVLLLMCTLPGLPMLAHGQIEGYTEKYGMEYQRAYYNENPKDWLVERHAKEIFPVLGKRYLFAEVDNFWFYDFLDHRKVNENVYAFSNSFQNEKALVIYNNKFESTSGYINFSRQKLKSSNSHKYLTNINVAENFNIKNSDFHFYIFKDFTHQNDYIFNGKDIHQNGLFLSLNGFEYRIFLHFEEIYDQSGFVYNFYKENYGKPIWNVKEKLEENKLIPLQHSFENILLSEKLNLFLDEIFDVKFDQKKIEGINEKIIDEFSNFIFKFKNHFNTDIKHDVIDSKLNDRLLNLAMLAGMGHIKKTGKTKKTKAELQFEEIISQRNKLSFAVLVIYELIQCTKELILNEKVSDEFPENIRITKSIQNILETVNQNEGFRYTILLNLMLNEKDNFANFEIDFDKFIKLRSVGKIYDLLLDSNQELFRSIMENEFTQTFIDVNDYESVKYFSKERLETFCEFSVLFTFLQIISDKENNKKYLTKVNISRLVNKIVNIQNHIHNLALESKFIYNDFLENLSLQKKSKE, encoded by the coding sequence ATGAAAAACTCTTCTTTATCCGGCCTAATTTCCTTTGAATTTCATGTTGCTAAACATTTGCGTGAAAAATATGAGTTAGATGAGTTATTTTTTTCAATTACCGGGAATGTAATTTTTGCGAATTTTTATCAAGTCAGAGTTTTTACCCAAAAAATTAATTCTAAGAGAAATTTATATGAGCATCTTTCTCCCGGCGAAGTTAACGCCGCAGGATTAATTGACGAAATATTTCATTTTGCTATTAGAAAATATTTTAAAGAAAACTTTCCAAACGCGTTCACTGAGGCAATAAAAAGTACAAAGGAAAATTTAGGAGAAAATAATTTTGACGATCTTTTGCTGAATTTTATTAAAGTGTTTCCTCCGCAGAAAGTTTATAAGAATGAATTAAAACCCGAAGAATACCTAAATCAGTTTTCAGGAAATGTACAAAACAGAGAACTTCTAATTGAAGAAATGATATTGCTGCATTTGGCGAATTTAAATCCCGCGTTCACAAAACTTAAGGAATTATTTAACGAAGAATATATCGATGAAAAGAAATCTTATAAATCCACGCTTCAAAATTTGGAAAGTTTTTTTAAGAAAGAAGAATTTAAGGTTGGGAAAAAGAATTTAGATTTGTTTACGTTTTTAAAAATGCCCATCTTAAAACACTCCAATAGTATTTGGGACCAATTGGAATTTATTAAGAATGAATGGGGAATTTCTATTGATACTGAATTGATGAGAAAAATTGAAAGCGGCAAAGATCTATTTATAGAAAGTTTAAAATTTGACCAGCAGTTCGGCGGATTTGACGGAGGAGGCGGAGCCCCAACGATAGTCCCGCAATACAAAGGAAAACAAATTGACGCAACAAGTTTTGTACTCGGTAAATCAAAATTCAATTACGCGGAAGAATCAACAAAAGATTATGAAGAGTTTGAACAATTTACACCTGACACGAATTGGATGCCCAAATTAGTTTTGATTGCAAAAAACATTTACGTTTGGCTGGATCAGCTTTCCAAAAAATACCAAAGAGAAATAAGAACATTAGACAGAATTCCAATTGAAGAATTGGAACAATTGAAAAAATGGAATATAAATTCACTTTGGTTAATTGGCATTTGGGAAAGAAGCAACGCGTCAAAAAGAATAAAACATTTGATGGGAAATATTGACGCGGTCGCGTCGGCTTATTCTCTTTACGATTATGAAATTGCGCATGATATCGGAGGTGAAGCAGCATATAATGTTTTTAATCAAAACGCGAAATCTGTCGGAATTAGACTTGCAAGCGATATGGTTCCGAATCATACGGGAATTTATTCGCGTTGGGTTATTGAACATCCCGAATATTTTATACAGCTGGATTATCCGCCATTCCCAAATTATAATTTTACAGGCACAAATTTATCAGAGCAGCCGGGAATTGAAATTAAAATTGAAGATCAATATTGGCAGATGAAAGACGCGGCAGTTGTATTTCAAAGAAAGAATATAAATACCGGTGAAGTAAAATATATTTATCACGGTAATGACGGAACCAATATGCCGTGGAATGATACTGCTCAATTGAATATGCTTAAGGCTGAAGTCAGAGAAGCAGTTATCCAAAAAATATTTGACGTTGCTAGAAAATTTTCAGTTATAAGATTTGACGCGGCGATGACGCTGGCAAAAAAACACTTTTCAAGATTATGGTATCCTGAACCGGGGAAGGGAGGAGACATTCCATCACGATCCGATTTTGCGTTGACTAGAGAAGAATTCGACGAACTTTTCCCAAAGGAATTTTGGCGTGAAGTTGTTGACAGAATTAATGATGAAATGCCCGAAACGCTTTTGCTTGCAGAAGCATTTTGGCTGATGGAAGGTTATTTTGTGAGAACACTTGGAATGCATAGAGTATACAACAGCGCTTTTATGCACATGATGATGAAAGAAGAAAATTCAAAGTATAGAGAATTGATTACAAACACATTAGAGTTTGAACCGGAAATTTTAAAACGATATGTAAATTTTATGAGCAATCCTGACGAAGAAACGGCAATAAATCAATTCGGCACGGATGATAAATATTTTGGGGTATTGTTATTAATGTGCACTCTTCCCGGTTTGCCGATGCTGGCTCACGGACAAATTGAAGGATATACTGAAAAATACGGCATGGAATATCAGCGCGCATATTACAATGAAAATCCAAAAGATTGGTTAGTGGAAAGACACGCGAAAGAAATTTTTCCGGTTTTGGGAAAAAGGTATTTATTTGCCGAAGTAGATAATTTTTGGTTTTATGACTTTTTAGATCACAGAAAAGTAAATGAAAATGTTTATGCTTTCAGTAATTCATTTCAAAACGAAAAGGCTTTGGTGATCTACAATAATAAATTTGAATCTACTTCCGGATATATTAATTTTTCCAGGCAAAAATTAAAATCATCAAATTCACATAAATATTTGACGAATATTAATGTTGCGGAAAATTTCAACATTAAGAACAGTGATTTCCATTTTTATATATTTAAGGATTTTACACACCAAAACGATTATATTTTTAACGGAAAAGATATTCACCAAAACGGACTCTTTTTATCATTAAATGGATTTGAATACAGAATCTTTCTGCATTTTGAAGAAATTTATGACCAATCCGGATTTGTTTATAATTTTTATAAGGAGAATTACGGTAAGCCAATTTGGAATGTAAAAGAAAAATTGGAAGAAAATAAACTTATACCTTTGCAGCATTCATTTGAGAATATATTATTATCTGAAAAACTAAATTTGTTTTTAGACGAGATATTCGACGTTAAATTTGATCAGAAAAAAATTGAAGGTATAAATGAAAAGATAATTGATGAATTTTCGAATTTCATTTTCAAATTTAAAAATCATTTTAACACAGATATAAAACATGATGTGATTGACTCGAAATTAAATGATAGATTATTGAATTTAGCAATGCTGGCTGGAATGGGCCATATTAAAAAAACCGGAAAAACAAAGAAGACAAAAGCCGAACTGCAATTTGAAGAAATTATTTCACAAAGGAATAAATTAAGTTTTGCTGTATTAGTAATCTATGAACTAATTCAATGTACAAAGGAACTTATTTTAAATGAAAAAGTAAGTGATGAATTTCCTGAGAATATACGCATTACAAAATCCATCCAAAATATATTGGAAACAGTTAACCAAAATGAAGGATTTAGATATACAATTCTGCTGAACTTGATGTTAAATGAAAAAGATAATTTTGCAAATTTTGAAATTGATTTTGATAAGTTTATAAAATTAAGAAGCGTTGGTAAAATTTATGATTTGCTGTTAGATAGCAATCAAGAATTATTTAGAAGTATTATGGAAAATGAATTTACGCAAACCTTTATTGATGTTAATGATTATGAAAGCGTAAAATATTTTAGCAAAGAAAGACTTGAAACATTTTGTGAATTTTCCGTTTTATTTACTTTCCTTCAAATTATTTCCGATAAAGAAAACAATAAGAAATATTTAACGAAAGTAAATATATCCAGACTGGTAAATAAAATTGTAAATATTCAAAATCATATACATAATTTAGCTTTGGAATCAAAATTCATCTACAATGATTTTCTTGAAAATTTAAGTTTACAGAAAAAATCTAAAGAGTAA